A region of the Sinorhizobium arboris LMG 14919 genome:
CGCCGTACAGCAGTGAACAAGGCCCGTCGTTCGCGCATCCGGAGCTTCGTCCGCAAGGTCGAAGAGGCGATCGCTTCCGGCGATCAGGCGCTCGCAGCCGAAGCGCTCAAGGCGGCACAGCCGGAGCTGATGCGTGCGGCCTCCA
Encoded here:
- the rpsT gene encoding 30S ribosomal protein S20, whose amino-acid sequence is MANTTSAKKATRKIARRTAVNKARRSRIRSFVRKVEEAIASGDQALAAEALKAAQPELMRAASKGVMHSNTASRKVSRLAQRVKSLSA